The segment GAAAGAAATATTGATCATCTGTATTGAAACATTCATCTGAAATTATGATAGTACTTGATAGAAGGGCTAAACATTTTACTTGGTTCTAACCATAGATTATTGTAAAAAGAAAAAGGTCTAAATCACTACGTTAAAACATCATTGAATGTATGTAATTCTCCTCTGTTTAATGAGAGCAATAAAAATGGATTTCAGGCGTTAGTCTTCtagtattcaaaaatacattgaATTTTAATTATACTTGGCGTTATTACCGAAGAAACctgttgtggtgtgggttactgatatccacataagtagtatatggtgatgatcgggcattgaatgtatttcagtagaagatcgataaggagagaacgggaacgtcacgcaattggtacgaaatgcatgaacaattataatcggagactatggacggatatttgcacaagaaacagtcaaattgagacaattgattgttattttgcaaattaactgttcactacatggttctcatattttaatcagatattctgtaatgtgttaaaacatattcgattgtccccactcgtgttcttgttcactacactatgacCTAAATGATTTCTGGTTTGAAAACCTACCGGTTTTACGTAACCCTCTTAACTAACATTGTAAATAGTTATCAGTGTgaataaattaaagaaaaacaCATGAATTTATAATAGTATCTTTGGTTTTGAAGAGAGAAAAAAGGTCATTCAGTACATTTATAATGAGTTGactaattttattgattgaatatatttattgtttgaaATTCTGGACACATATACGATAAAACAGTCTTCATTGGTAAATTTTTATACTTAACAAAACCACTCATGAATTTCTACATGcatatatttatttctattattcaaATCTATTTACTGGaaaggtttatgtactcaaTATACGTTACTAGcattgtggtgtgtgttactgacgccaatagatataagtagtatctatcATCAGTCGGAAGCGAGATACCTTGTAGCAGagggttaagaagatcaaaggagagagagagagaatagaGAAAataaggaacaatgaagtctgagaagATTGATTGAcactttgcaaatgaagtatttactgtttggttTTCAGATtgtactaagagattctgtaattttatgttcaaatacattcaatcgtccccacttgtgttctctttCACTACAGCATGTTTAATGTAGTCGATCTATCATTTAATTAATGGTATGTTTTAGCTTATACTGAAGTCAATCTTATAACAGACGTTAGTATTTATGATATATGCCTTGATGTTAAGTACTGATGAAAATAAACGTAGTTCCTCATAGACTGAAGATTTAAATACAAACAGTACGTTTCACATTTTTCTTCAACTCTTCCAGTTTCAGAATGAACTTAACTATGTATTTGAGCTTAATCACATGATTCTAAGATGGCTTAAATGATTAAAGCATGAAAAGTTAAGAAGGTTTGAAATGCTTCCTTGCAAAAAGAATATTTCGACGAAACTATGGAACTTTATTAGTTACACTGTtgagaacgagaacacaagtgaggacaaccGATTATTGTAAGTTATTTTAAGTATTATATAGAGATCTATTGGGCTAAATAAAAGTATCTTAATCAGTAcattataaaacaataaatgttTGTATGGTATTAATCTCATAACACCAATTCTTGGTTTCACTTAGTGTGCTCTTTTTCCGcgtttttttttcaagtttaaGTTGTAGATGATTATTGGTGTTATGTAATAGTTCTTCGCTAAGCTGATATATATGTAATTAGCATTATTACGCTTTCTGCTAGACCCAACAGTTTATGATTAAACTCTGTGTATTGTCTGTTATTTGTGCATACTGTTTAGAAATTGTAAATTAATATTAGTAGTTTGTTTTGTGTCGTTTCGCAATTTTTTGTAGATTTTTCTAAACAATTTATGATGGAAGCTTACTATGATGTTAGCAGTCTTCCAAATCTCTTATATTTGATAAGAGAATTAAAGTTTGCATTAGAAGTAATATTCCATTTCAGTGTTTTTCACGGTATCCGTAAATTACCTATATTATACTAAGTATTTCGTTTTATAAAATTCACTAACTTCCATTTCTTTATTTGTCTAACGTCATTAGCGTCATGGCATTCAACCATGTTGGTGTTCTGACAAACATCATAAACGGCACCAATTTTTTcaagattattttaaaattctCAAATGGATGGTTATATAAccattttcatatttattcaaGCCTATAAGTTAAATGAGATAGTTTGAAATTCAAAAATGTATTCTGACAAACCTTAGATTACTAGTCTCAATGGCGATACTACCAATGCATCACCTAACAGATCTGCAATTATGTTCACTGTTGGTAagatcccatactaggacaaaataacTGTCTATTGCCATCTAGTTTCAAATAATAACCAAATTAATGACATTCATCAACGAATATTATCTACAAATCACTTGAATTTCCATAGTAACTATTTGTGCAGAATGTTGACCTTGACGTTTATTGACCTATCACCAATCAACTAAGTAAATCTAATCCAATAAATAATAAGCCCAATATATGATTAAAAGTTACCCAATAAGTGTAAAGagtaatttttttgtttactaagTTTATActtcttaaaatactttcataataattattactaGAGATTAGTTTGTTTAGATATTTGGAAGAACATTAAGGTTTTCGAAAGATGGAAAAGGGAAagacaaatattttattcatggtGTTAATAGAATTAATAACCTTGAAATTGTATAATATCGGtttgtttttctaaataaaatgtCATTCCCCTGGTTACTGGGTAAtacttcaattttattttatttttctagttACTTGGTGTACGCCAAGCAAGTATGATTTTATTGTCATATTGAAATTGAATTGATTGGAATGGTTCATGTGAGAAACTTGCCCAGTATGAATGAGTTACAGCATTCACTTGCCATACACGTCCATAACGTCTTTCTAATTCACTTTTGAATGTTTTTACAACTTTATTCATATCAGGATcttttttaacttcattatatatATCTTTAAATAATTGTGTTACTTCAACTTGTTTTGGTTTTGGCATTGTTGAAGCGATAATGCTTACTCCTTCTGGTAAGCTTTGTTCTCTACCTGACTGTACAGTTTTAATGTGATTTCGTTCAATACgcctaaaataaaaaaataacagaaGTAGTTATCATCAAAAAACAGTTTCTGTTTCTATCATTCTTATCTTCctcaatacaaataaatatcagtagaataatataaaaataagcATCAACAAACACAATCTTTATGTTTTGATATGATTGAAATATCAAATTATTACACATTATTACCTGTTTCGTAATCATTAGGTAAATATCAAATTGAGTTGGCTAATGTAAAGTATTTAAACTTAATTCTTTTATAATTCGTTATATGAATGCTTACATAACCTTTAAGCGTATTAATGGGATATCAACGtgttagaaaaacaaaaaataaagcaATTAGATGTTGAGTACATCTATTGTATTTAATTACAAGATATACCAAACAAAACTTGACTTCGTTTTTCCATTATCGTAAATATACTTGTACagagaactccgcctgtagctcttctagagttactgcaggtcccaagcccggataaaggaggagggttgggcatggggttagtgaccccatcctgtagaaaactaacccgCTAAAAAACGATAACCACTAAGTAAGTGAGTAACTTGTACAGATGAGTagattctttttattatttttttaagacTTATTTTCTTAGCCGGGTGttattttaccaaaaaaaaagaaaaaaaccgcCATTTTTTTCATGCAATATTACAACTGCCAACTTGGTAACTAAGTAAAATTTACTGCATTCAAATGTTTAATTACATTTTCTAGTTTGAGAACAATGAATTTTACATAACTGATACAATCAGTAAGTTGAGTAGAGTTCAAATCTGTAATCGATTGATGTTAACTAGAACATTCTAAATTGAATAGTTTTAGTATAATATAAAATTTGAGTTGTATTAGGTGTTTTTATGTTTAAACTATGTTAACAATAAATACTTTAGTGTTATAAGTGTTTTACTATTTAAATACATTAGTCAAGTATATGTAATACTTATGATatcaaaattattaattattatttgtaatatccGGGCAACCTGCTTAAATATCTGggttacctgttcctgccaaatagatatttcaacaagttatctgtttccttgtttgttttaacacatcattatttcAATTGATTACATAACTTATTCAGGTGCgagggtactgagttcgagtcccagagtgaacatcaactctgagatgcaggtacgtccagctgacgagtcccaaataggacgaaacacgcgtcctggattccactgctagccactatccatctctgcttaccatgcttgtgaattaaggctatatcgaggcaatacgcacagtatgcacaaatgccaattagagactgaccagttgcagtcctaacaaatcgatgggaagattcaaacaaacaatactgaatgaatttacaTCATTCTCGTTAACTACAAATTAACACAATAAAATCACATAATCTCATTACTACTAACTTTCTAGAATGACTCTGTTTCTAAAACACTGAATAGTTCCTTCAGCCTATTACATCACTCTATTTCTACACCGATTAAAACAGTCTAGTTTGAACAGAAATTAAAAACACGCTTTCAACATTCCACTATAACCActtgtttttagaaaaaaatcatGACAATCTCGTTTTCACTACTCAACGATCAAGATTCAATTAGAGATAATTCGTCTAAATAATAAGCAGTGAAGTTCCCATTTGAAACAAAGATGATGAACAGTGGGAATCTGGATTGGTGAATACTATTACCGTattgtaaatattattcaaGTATCATCGTTTTATAGTGAATTCATTTCAACATAATAGACTGTTCTATTGGTGATTAGTTTCCTcatcaaattattttgttttgaataCTTTCATGTAGTTGTATATGATAACCATGAACTGTTGAACAGGTAATCAATTTGTCACATATTATAAACCATAAAATCTAACATTTTACAAAGTAATATTTAAAGCGACATATTGACTTGGCTTAATCGATTCAGCATGTTTAATCAAtgaattatcatttaaaatgatgaatatataACGACCTTTCCAAGCTTATGGAAATCTAGAGTGTAGTAAAGACttatttcagttgtaaataccaAAAGTGTTCGTGATTAGTATTGAATGGTTGTTACAACCTATCTTCAGTGTCATTACTGTTAATCATATAGCTAATTCAAAGCGATCACTTCGATTTCATTGAGAATTTTGTTCACATTTCACTGAGTATCAGTAAGTGTTTGTCAAATTAACTTTTGTTTTATAAGTAGATTATTGAGAAGAATAACCCTCTGAAGTAAAAACGTGTTTTGTGAATTTCAGTAATCATGGAATTGCTGTAATTAAACTGAAGGTGTTTTTATTGAAAGAGAAATTCGCTACTAAACCACAGTAAGAAACAGATATTTTCTTGTTGACCACATAGAATTAAGATGTTACGATgtatttgattaattaatttgtaTTAAGTTAGTAtaaatgtattgtttattttaggAATTATGCATTCAATACTCTGTGTTCTAATCTACTCTGATGCATTCACCTATTGTGCTTTCAGAATGATAGTGTGACATGGTAAATTTCAGTAGTTGTAAACATTGAATCGGGTTTTGTTTACAATAATTTACTTGATAACAACATTTTGATTTCATAAATGTCCAACTAAGTTAaactttatttgttttcttttgggTTAGTAAAATAGTTTTGGAGTCGCGTCTGTGGTGATTGTTCACTTATATGAATGAAGCCATGTAACAAACATATTATGTTTTGGGTCCTAACATTGAACGAGTGACAAGTGTTTCAAGTATAACCATTAGCTAACTTGATAATATTTTGTTACTGCCAAGTTCAAACTGACGTTGCAATAATGATAAGGCAGAAAGCCAAGATTGACATTGCTATTAAACGATTACGAATAATTTTAAGAAGTAAGAGAGCTTATTATCAATGAAAGAAATTCATTACCACTTACATTTCATTCTGTTTCAATCCCAAACCACGACAAAATTCTTCAAAAGTGATTTTTTGATCTTTGTCTACATCGAAAAGAGCAATCCACTCCTAAAATTAAATTAAGAAAATAGTTCTTGTTTGTAAAAAAGCAAAATGAGCAACTTCTTTCGCAAAAAAAACGGTTTGTTGTGACTGAATTCGATAAGACAATGTCGTCAAGTGTTTCTTCCAGAcgataattttttaaaacttttgAACCGTTATTGGCTTAATCCAACGCAACACGAAATCTGATGGGTTTTAAAATGTACTTTCGAAAATATTTTTCGAAATATCCAGAATAATCTGTGCTGAacgtttgtttgtaaataaggTAACCAAGGTTATAAGATTACTTATAAGATTACTTATAAcacaataatatatatgtatatatcaaaaCAGTTTTGCCAGTAACACTCTAGTTAAAAGATGATTAAACGATACTACTTACATTAACTTGTTTCATATCAAGTTTTTCTTTTCTACAACTTTCACTTAATTTACTTGTTTCAACAGTTTCATCACCATCACGAAGTAAAGTTAAATaagtttgaataaatttttccaTTGGACTATCCATATTTGATTTTgttcaaatgaaaaaaacaaatgtAATAAAGCagaattcaaacaaaaaaattcaGTAAAGTAAAtcttttttattgaataacttCAATCTGAATAGTTTTCATTTCAATATTGAAActctatttatatatataccgtTAAAATGGTACAGTGATTGCATGTAAGTGTGTATTACACTATGTATGATTACACTATGTTGATTATTCTTTTAGATAGATTGATCTAATTGTGCTTTGTTTTTTAGTCGGTGAGTTACAGTTGGTGCATATTTCAGTTTATAATATTTGGCTTGTATGTAAATTCTAAGCTTGAATGTATGCTTACTTTCTGTTGGTAACATACagtaatttacataaatttgtGTTTATATTATGTATGTAACAATCTAGATGGTATAGAATTAGATGAGTAAATGTAAGTTAGTAATAAATCAATATGTTACCATAGAcagtcatttatatatatacagtttTTGAGATAACTCACTGATGAAACTAATTCATTATACATATGTGCTTAGTTTGTGCTACATTGTTCATGTATCTGTGTACAGAAAGCACTATGATATGTGAGAAATAAAGATTAGATTCTCTGTCAGTATGTTACtgattaaaatgattcattCTATTTCTATATCTTAAATATTCTTAGCCAATAGAATGTGTACAATATTCTTTCTATTGAACACATATGAATTGTATAACAAAGAGTTGATTTCTCAATTAAatgttcttcttttttttctatgaCAAAATTAAcactattcagtgtataatttaattttttgcaCACATAATGGAAAGTTGTCTTCTTTCTATTTTATGCAGGTAGTGGTATaatatttcttctttttaaaaaatgaaaaacaatcgTTGAGGAGACCAGTTATAGTATGACAGTTGTATATGTAATACTGTAAGGTCGTTTGATTGTTAAATATGAGTAGAATACAAGATTCAGTTACTTTTCAAATATTTACTTTTAGATCATTCATTTGCTTTCAATTCATGTTTTTATCTTATAGAATCAATGTGTTTAATCATTGAATCTGAATTTTTAGAAGATTCTAGTGAGTGTTAAATAGATCCTTAGTTGTTGTTGGATTGATTGCCGTTTAAGCTCAGAATTTATTTATATAcgttataattttcatttttatgattAAACCCTGTTACTTGTTAAAGATGATATCTTTGTAAATATGTTTATCAGTCTCATGAGTTTTACAGGCACTCCATAGTGATCAGATCTATAAAAGGATTTCAGACTAAACATCAATGCTTTTTTAGTGATTAGTGGCAGATTAACACAATTCAAAGAGAGAGAGACCAAGTAGTTATAACCAATTTAGACCCGAAAGAGTAATCATAGGTGTTTCATTTTTAATAAGGAGATTTTGCAtttaaaatacatttgtttataatttaaGCCAggaggaaagatatatttgtaccaaaaatcataaataaaagttattttAGATACTTATGAAGGAAAACAGTCAGCAGCGACAGTCTTACTATAAAGGAATGTGAAGTACTTGTGTTATTTCTGTTGTACATTGATTgtgattgaaaaaaaaataaataataggtTTACTTTGATATTTTCGAGTGTAGTTTTGTATGTTTTTTAACAAATGTTTTGTCAATAACTGATATTAATGTTAGGAACCATCTAAGTGCTTTAACAAAAGGGTTGTATCTCTTAACATTCCAGTGGGAAACCGTGGCCTATAGAGCTCATTAAACTAATGGGGATGTAATGTTCAGTTAACAGTGGTCTGTTAATATAAAATTGTGATTGCAGATCAACGGATGACAAATCAAAGGCTAAAATTGATGTTTTTCATCGCTACCTGTAGATATTTTACATTTGACTTTGGATGTAATAGTGAGTAGATGAGAATGAGCTGAAAAACTGGCAACGAGATAAAATCTTTTCCATTTTTCcctgtttttttaataattctgTAGATGATATCTCTATTTTAAATAGAAATTAACTTCACAATTGTTTCTTTTCACcaactgtttatttttaaaatggtTTTGAAAGTTTTCATTTCAGTAACTCTTATTTATCTGAAATGAAattcataagctttataagcaaagatggatagtgactagcagtgggattcaggaagcgcatttcgtcctattcgggattcgtcagccggatgtaccttcatctcagagttgatgttcactctgggactagaacccagtaccgttcgcttcaaaagccatcacgttatccatttagctactgagtcctgatagccacttgcttgtgcaatgggatgaagtttaaattcccttggtgttgtttacttgtatcttcccattgttatttagccctgcaattgatcagtctcttgtgactttaggcaatatcaaggcagtccgcacaggatgcacatatgcaaacaagagactgatcaattacagtcctaaataacaatgagaagatacaagtaaacaacaccaagtgaagtGAAATACATAAGGTGTTTTAATTAATCATTCCAATCAATCAAGTTTCACAAAATGTTAAAAGTCATCTAAATTAAATCATTAGATATCTAAAAATATAAAGATGACCCGGAGGAGATTGTCTTTTCCATGGTATAATTCATTAAAGCTGTGAAATCTTGTTTATAATGATTTAACAGATACATAAGTCTATAAAGAAATAGATTACATCACAAAGTATTTAGAAATATCACAGATAGGTTGACTAatgatataaaaattaaaaggtTTGATTGTATAATAACAAATAAAGTGAGTATCGGtaatttgcttataatgaaaataatgatgaatTCGTAATATGTCAGTGAGCAAATTTCTAACGTTTCTTAATtcaagtcacttcttcagagaataagtaTGAGAGATTATTTTCGACTTGATCAATATGAGAAAGGAATAGAACACGTGGATGTGATATTAAAAAAGGTTTTTTGAGTTTGTAAAATTTCAAGTACTCAATAACTAGTTACAGAGAATAAAAAACTAGGGGTGTTAAGAGCATATCAGGATGAGAGATTGCACAGATTCTGAAATACTGGATTGCTATAGCCTCTTTCATGAACAATCATTTGAATGTGTAAATCATCTTGAAAGACATTTCTGGTTGGACACTACCATCAAAATTGATTAAGTGATTCCGTATTGAGTCGTTGATTGTTTTGcaattttcttttaaaagtcaTGAAGGGCAATGTGTGGAGATGCGTTCGGAAGAGAGGTGGCTTTGTGTGTCTTTAATGTAACCTAGTTCATTAGAAAGAGTAAAATatgtttttgttttataattGGCTAAGTTTATTTGTGAATAgtgtttttaaaatattctttgaaaaagcttggaccagattgccaggtgaaacgttggatttacatcaaattcattaactgagattttacaaata is part of the Schistosoma mansoni strain Puerto Rico chromosome 1, complete genome genome and harbors:
- a CDS encoding putative antigen Sm21.7, encoding MDSPMEKFIQTYLTLLRDGDETVETSKLSESCRKEKLDMKQVNEWIALFDVDKDQKITFEEFCRGLGLKQNEMRIERNHIKTVQSGREQSLPEGVSIIASTMPKPKQVEVTQLFKDIYNEVKKDPDMNKVVKTFKSELERRYGRVWQVNAVTHSYWASFSHEPFQSIQFQYDNKIILAWRTPSN